In Solenopsis invicta isolate M01_SB chromosome 9, UNIL_Sinv_3.0, whole genome shotgun sequence, the sequence aaaattttaacacatgTTGTGtgtgcataaataaataaacatgtatatatatatatatatatatatatatatatatatgtatatatatatatatgtatatataacatacatatatgtatgtacaatcaattattttattttatctatttaatattaatctattgtataatttaattcaaattttgttttttagtaAACATGTcattatatagatttttaattgcagagatttcgtttttaaataattcttaattatcgttaaaagtttatatatttttgtatttataatttcatttttattaattttgtgtattatatttttcctgtattgtaatgttaaagttattattctatttcaaaaaaatctatttaaaactaaacaaaaagagagaaagaaaaaaacacatAAAGAAATACGTAAAGTacctaatttttatattatatatatttttatgtacatttttatgtatatttatgtatatttttatataaatctttattttaatttataaaaatttttaggttttgatttttgtttatataaaataatattgggTCATTAGTATGAAATGTTCGATTTCGTTAAGCACTAAGTTTGAGAGTTAATATATCTAACATTTCACTTTAATAgttcttagtttttttttattgtaaaggTACATCATTTTTTTCCAACACAGGTTTTGATTCGTGATTATCTTTTGAATTGTCTTTTTCAGAACAATTTTTGTGAAACCatgaataaatcaaaaataaatgttgttATCGAATACGAGTTCCGTCGTGGACTCACTGCAGCGCAGACAACTCGAAATATCAAGAACATATTTGGCGAGGATGCAGTTAAAGAACATATAGTACGTCGATATTTTGAGAAGTTTCGTTCTGGCAATTTTAATCTTGAAAATGAGTCACCTAGGCAATTTGAGAGCAAGATGAATAATAAGCTGAAAGCTGTAATAAAAGCGGATACATCTCAAACTAAACATGAATTAGCAGCAAGATTTGGCGTTACTATTCCAACAATAACAAATCATTTGAAACAAATCGGCATGGTACAGAAGCTGAATAGATGGGTTCCGCGTGAATTAGACGAGCAGCAGAAGAGAAATCGTCTCGAAGTTTGCCTTTCTTTACTGTCACGGCAAAAAGGCGAACCATTTCTACATCGTATTATTACGTATAATGAAAAATCGATTCTTCTTGACAATCGCAAACGTACGGCACAATTGGATAAAGATGAAGTGCCAAAACCAAATATTCATCAACAAAAGCTAATGGTGTCTGTTTGGTGGTCCAGTGATGGGGTTATCCACTACAATTTCACAAAACCTGGTGAATCGATTACAGAGGATAATGCATATTGCAAACAATTGGATAAAATGATGAAGAAGCTTGCGATTAAGCAGCCGAGATTGACGAATAGAGACAGACCGATTTTATTGCAAGATAACGATCAACCACGTATCTCACAAACAGTGCTGCTCAAATTGCAGCAGCTGGACTTAGAAATCCTTTATCacccaccgtattcaccagacctTGCGCCAACTGATTACCATTTCTTTCGGAAATTAGATCACTTTCTGGAAGGACAAAGATTTAATTCTTACGAAGATGCAGTAAACGTATTTTCAAAAATCGTTGACACATGCTCTGCAGGCTTTTTTGCAGTCGGCATAAACGAGCTACCGTTAAGATGGCAAAACTGTATCAATAAATTTGGCGCATACTTTGATTAATTGTATTGCTTCTTGTTTGAGATATAATAAACTGATGTTTTGATTAACAATCGGACATTTCATACTGAATGAcctaatgtatgtataaatgttaataatcttatctatgtaataatatataatatatgtctaattattatttatgttattcatCTTGTATATAATCGTATTTTGTAAACGCAAATTAATCATTGAtagaaaaaatcgatttatttttcaaaataatgctttctattttaatttatatttatatacgagtatgtatatatatattacacttaatattaatttgcagATGAAGTTCATTAGGATTGATTGCCATCTTGGCCATTATGGGTCTGGGACAAACTCATCCATTGTTGGATTTCGGCAAAAATTCGGCAAAAGCAATCAGCGAAAATAACGGTTTAGTGGAAGAGCTAGTGGATTTCATCGAGCTTCTTCCGGAagagttttttaatatattaattcagTATATAACTGAAGACGTAAAAGTTCAAGAAGCTATACTATTCATATTCACAAATGAATTCCACGATCTGCTGCGTGCCCTCGAAGCTCTTTCGGAATATCAAGCACTCGTAGTATATTTAGAAAAAGCCGGACTCCCTGTTATTCAATCTATCCAGGGATTGCATCGTATCATCGGCATGGAAGATTATGTACCACCCAAGATAGATATTTTCAAATCTCTAATTAGGACGGAAAAGATTGGTGATGGAATGGAAGGAATGCTCAGAGATCTTTATAATGTATTGCCTTTGGACAAAATTGACGCTCTCCATGATGAGAAAATAAAGACTTCCAAAACCTTTGGTGATTTTATCACGGCGGTTACGTccgaaaaaatgttaaaaattgtctATGCTTTAGGCGTTCACGAGACCTATAAGGAATTTGCTACGAAGACTAACGAAAGAGGATTGGATTTTGAAGCAATAGAAAGACTTATTTCGAGGATAATTGGTATTAAATCAAtctaaaatagttttaaaataaaaattgatatttaacataataaatatttgctacGTACAAAACAAGTTATatgttaatgtaataaaaaacataaaaataatgtaatgattatttctttgtaaataatagtaacttcattattttaaagtaagcaattcttattttattttctcctttttcGTATAAGTTttcagatataaataaatatttgtatagaaAGAATGAAAtagagaaggagaaggagaaagataaaaagaaagaaattgaaagatgaaaagagaaaaatttttaatattttattgatttaatatatttaatggaaactaagcaaaatttttaagtgTTGTTTTACAACAAACAATTAGCAATACTGGCGCGCGCTACacagcttttaatattattaattacaaatttactcgATACACATATAATTTCTTGATAAACTGTCAAAACGCGATCTTCGCGTTGTTACGGAAAAGCgttaacaataaacttcgaaaGATGCAATTATCGTTTTAACATGGACTATTTTAGATCAGGGGAGAAGTAATTTTATCTAGTGCTTcacggttttttttttgtacgaagAGATAAAAATGTACGATGATAGTTATTTCTACCTACGATTTAACACGCATCTACTACGCATTCACTACAGTTACCAcggtaataaaaatttcttcatgtatatcttgttatttaaaattttaacataaatcgTGTGTGtaaattttgttcttaataataacttatttatttattagatctaacacataatatttttattatatatttttactggaattattgttttaattaacaaaaatttataagttttaatttgtttatatgtaaGATAGTACTTACagtatatatatgcataagtTTTCCTTTAACTTTGACTCTATATGTCTTTGAAACTAAGCCGTTTCGGATGTACAAAGTTTTTGTCTTGAATTAGTGTAAAGAGCCAACCCTTAAAATCTTTCAGAGTACTTAACGATCATTTTCTATATGTACATATTAGATAATGTAGAgcagaaaatataattttctacgtATTTTCGTGTCTAAAAGCAAATATGAgtaattgtcatataaataatgtaggatgttaaaaatataattttagctatAGAAATAAAATGAGAATAAGAGTGAGAGTGACGGAGAGAATAAATGAGAGGaagcaagagaaagagagagagagagagagagagagatgaagagATCGAGGAGATGAAGATAGAGTTGCGAATATAAGACACGAGGTTTTGACGGATGGAATCGGAGTCGTTTTCCGGAGTGAGCCTCGGCATTCGACAACGGAAATGTCATTCAGTTAATAGGTGTTGTCCGAGATTGACGATGTCGCGGGTGAAATTAGCGACGATTTGGGAGCAATTTTCGATAATCATACGCACGTGTGTGTCCATCCGAGAAATATTGTATAAGAGGCCGTGACGGAGAGCCGGACGGTCAGACGATTCTGAGAGTTCAAAGAGTTAACTAAGAAAATTTCGAGCGAATTTATAGCGTTTATTGTAAAGTTTACATTCACGTTAATAAAGTTTGTACTTATTATGTTTAGCCCAATTGATCCCAcaataatatagatataaatcgTGTATgtttacgtatattatatctatGTTTACTGGAAagcttatcaaataattttcattatttcatatgaaTCAATCACATATAATATCTTAATTTCAATTTCTCTTATCcaactttcttattatttttgtataaaaagtttaatattacCACTATATAAATAAACGATCATCACTAACGATTATTACTCCTTGTGATTATCAGTACGCATCTGCTACGCATCTGCTACAGTTATCAcagtaagtaaaatttttttattt encodes:
- the LOC120358617 gene encoding histone-lysine N-methyltransferase SETMAR-like, which produces MNKSKINVVIEYEFRRGLTAAQTTRNIKNIFGEDAVKEHIVRRYFEKFRSGNFNLENESPRQFESKMNNKLKAVIKADTSQTKHELAARFGVTIPTITNHLKQIGMVQKLNRWVPRELDEQQKRNRLEVCLSLLSRQKGEPFLHRIITYNEKSILLDNRKRTAQLDKDEVPKPNIHQQKLMVSVWWSSDGVIHYNFTKPGESITEDNAYCKQLDKMMKKLAIKQPRLTNRDRPILLQDNDQPRISQTVLLKLQQLDLEILYHPPYSPDLAPTDYHFFRKLDHFLEGQRFNSYEDAVNVFSKIVDTCSAGFFAVGINELPLRWQNCINKFGAYFD